The following proteins come from a genomic window of Pleuronectes platessa chromosome 2, fPlePla1.1, whole genome shotgun sequence:
- the arl6ip5a gene encoding ADP-ribosylation factor-like 6 interacting protein 5a → MRGAAVRSENTLTLRRRLMAKVELTPLRPWDDFFPSSERFAKPDVKDLTKWNNRVVNNLLYYQTNYLALAVVVFLIVGFLNPLGMFTAMAVVTGVFLGSVWAGENRAVINNFKRQNPTAFLIAVMFASYLLISMLGSVMVFMTAITLPLALIFAHSSFRLRNMKNKLENKIEGAGLKRSPMGILLEALGQQEENFQKIQSFLEGKLKD, encoded by the exons atgagaggagctgctgtcagatcagaaaacacactgacactgaggaggaggctAATGGCGAAGGTGGAGCTGACGCCTCTCAGGCCGTGGGACGACTTCTTCCCCAGCTCGGAGAGATTCGCCAAACCGGACGTGAAGGATTTGACGAAGTGGAACAACAGGGTGGTCAACAACCTGCTCTACTACCAGACCAACTATCTGGCTCTGGCAGTCGTCGTCTTCCTCATTGTCGG GTTCCTGAACCCTCTGGGGATGTTCACAGCGATGGCCGTGGTGACGGGGGTGTTCCTGGGCTCCGTGTGGGCCGGGGAGAACCGAGCAGTGATCAACAACTTCAAGAGGCAGAACCCCACAGCGTTTTTGATCGCCGTCATGTTTGCCAGCTACCTCCTCATCTCCATGCTGGGGAGTGTCATGGTGTTCATGACGGCAATCACTTTACCTTTGGCAT TGATATTTGCACACTCTTCATTTCGCCTGCGCAACATGAAGAATAAACTGGAGAACAAGATCGAGGGCGCCGGCCTGAAGAGGTCACCCATGGGTATTTTGCTGGAGGCCCTGGGTCAACAAGAAGAGAACTTTCAAAAGATCCAGAGCTTCCTTGAGGGAAAACTGAAGGATTGA